The nucleotide sequence GGCTGCATCCCCGCGTCGATCCCCACCGCCTGCGTCGTCCCGGCGATGGTCAGTGGCACCGTCACGCCGCGCTCCGGCTGGCCGACCGGAGGCGGCCCGGTGGTGACGAAGTCGTTCTCGCCGGAGGCGGTCGCGGGGAAGTGGAACGCAGCGCTCGCGTCCGCGCGGACGACGAAGGTGCCGTCCGCCACGTCCGGGAACCGGTACACCCCGGCCGCGCTGGTCGTGGTCGTCGCGACGACCACACCGCCCGGAGAGGTCAACAGCTGGATGGGGATCCCGGCTTTCACGGGCTCGGTGCTCTGGCGCACACCATCCCGGTTGACGTCCGCCCAGACCACGCCGGAGACGAGGCTTCCGGGCGCCGCCGTCGCGGTGGTCCCGCCCGTGACGGGGATGGCGATCCCCGCGATCAGCGCCACCACGGTGGCCCAGACGGTCGTCGCGCGAGGCTTCCGCCGCGCCCCTCCTGGATTCGATTCGCTGTTCGAGGAAGCGAACGGAAGCGTGAACATGGTGCATCCCCCCGGACGAGCGCTGGTCAGGCTGGGCTCGTGGGGGTCACCGTAACTCCGGCCCGGACCGGTCCGAAAGAAGGCTGCGTCGGGAGGCGTCCGCGATCAGTTGATGCAGACGGTGTCGCTGTAGTTCGTGGCGGGGCCGGTCGGAGCGGGAGTCGGGGCCGGGGCGGGAGCGGTGCCACCACCCGCAGCGGGAGCCGTCGGCATGATGCCGTCGTCGCCGAGGACGACCGTGACGGTGCTCACGGACGAGGTCTCCTGCACGCTCGCGCCCGGCAGGTAGGCGGCGACGGCCTTGGCCTGCGCCTCCTGTCCGGAGGGGTACTGGATCACCGTCGTCGCGCGGGTGTCGGCGTCGCCCGGAGTGCCCGTCTTGAAACCGGCGCCCGCGAGGGTCTGGCTGGCGGTCGTCGCAGCGCCGTTCTGGCTGCCGCCGTTGAGCACGGTCACCGAGGTGTCCGCCGGCTTCGCCGCCGTCGCCTTCTCGTAGGCGCTCGGGGTGCCCATCAGGCTCTGGATGAACGCCGGCATCGCCGCCGTGTCGACCTCGACGATCGAGATGTCGTCGCCGTCGACCGTGATCGTCGGGGTCCCGGAGATCGGGATCGTCGCCGACTGGATCTTCCCGCCGGTCAGCCCCTGCAGCTGGGCCGCGAGCTGCAGGAAGTTCAGGCCGGGATCGGTCTCCAGGGAGCCGCTCACCGCATCCAGCACCTTGGTCAGCTTGCCCGGGTTGAGCAGCGTGCCGGCCGACAGGAACTTGTGGGCCTCCACCGAGAGGAAGTACTGCTGCCGCACGACGCGGTCGAGATCACCGCGGGGGAGTCCGTGGCGCTGACGCACGAAGGACAGCGCCTGCTTCGCGTCCAGCGTCGAGACGCCCGCCGGGAAGTCAGCGCCGGAGTACGGGTCGTCGACCGCGTTGTTCAGGCACACCTGCACCGGGCCCAGCGCCTGCGCGATCGTGTAGAAGCCGAGCAGCGAGACGCGCACGTAATGGTCGATGCTGAGGCCGGTGAGGTTCTGCACGGTCTGGATGAGCAGCTTCGCACCGCTCGCCGCATCCGTCGCGCCGCCGCCCAGGGAGAAGGCCGCGTTGAGCTTGTTCATGCCGTGGCCGGGCACCTCCACCCAGGAGTCGCGCGGGAGCGAGATCAACGTCGCCGACTTCCCGTTCGCGGGGATGTGCAGGATCATCATCGTGTCCGTGTTGGTCCCGCCGCCGTCGTCCGTGGTGCTCAGCTGGTCGAGCTCCGCCTGCGAGGCTCCGTCGGGCCGATGATCGTCGCCGACCAGCAGGATGTTCTGGTCCTGGCCGTCGACATCGTTCGCGGGCTTGGAGATCACATCCACATGCTTGACGCCGCCGACGAACCGGAAGTAGCTGTAGGCGGCATACCCGCCCACCACGACGAGGATCACCGCGAGGGCCGCGGCGGTCCAGCCGATGATGCGCTTCGTGCGGCGGCGCTTGCGCGGAGCCTTGTCCCGGCGGCCGCCCGGGGGCGGAGTGGGGGTGCCGTCGTCGTCGCCGCCGGTTCCGTCGCCGTTGTCGCCGCCTCCGTTGCGGCCGCCACCTCCACTGCCGCCGTTGCCGCGGCCGTTGCCACCGCGGCGCCCGGCGCCGTCACCGCCGAGGCCCGGGGCGTCGCCGCCCATCCCGAACGGGTCGAACGGGGCGCCACCCGCTGTGCCACCGCTCGCAGCGCCGCCGCTCCCGGTGGGCACGCCGGAGGCCGGACGCGTCGCGCGCACGGGGCGGCGCGGGTCGGCGGACGGCGCGCGTCCGAACACCTGGGTGGGCGGCAGCTGCTGGTCGCTGCCGTCCGCACCGGGATCTGAGGCGGGGAAGTTCGGGCGTCGCACACCGAAACGCTAGGGGGCGGCGCCTTGGAACGGCCTGGTTTCGCGCGGTGTTCCCGAGGAATCACCAGCTTTTCCGCCCGCGCCTCCCAGCCCAGACCCGGATGGGACGGCGGGTCGCCTGCGAGAACGCTCAGTCGTCGCAGTCGGCGGGCGGCTCGCACTCCTCGTCGTCGATCGCCGCGTTCATCGTGCGTGCGATGCCGAGCAGGGCATCCTGCTGCTCGGGCGTCAGGGCGTCGAACAGGATGCGGCGGATGGTCGCCGAGTGCTTCGGCAGCGCGCGCACCACCACGCGCCGGCCCTCGCCGGTGAGGTGGATCCACATCGCGCGGCGGTCCTCCTCGCACTCCTGGCGCTCGACGAATCCGCGGGCGACCATGCGGGTCACCTGGTGCGAGACGCGACTCTTCTCCCAGCCCGTCGCATCCACCAGATCCCGGACCCGCAGCCGCCGCCCGGGCGAGCGGACCAGAGCCATCAGCACCTCGAGCTCGGAGATCGAGATGCCGTCGTCCTGCTGCAGCTGCGCATCCAGCGTCCGGTCGAAGCCGCGCCGCATCAGGTGGAAGGCGCGGAACAGCTCCAGCTCGTCGTCCGACAGCTTCCTCGGGTCGGGACGGGTGCGCACGGTGGCCATACGCCATCCTGACACGCGCCGCGGGTCAGTGGGCGAGCGCCTCCAGGAAGACGACGAGCACGCCGAGCGCGACCACGACGACCAGCACCGCGAGCTGCCGCCAGCCGGAGAGTCCGGTGCGCGAGACGGCGATCCGGGTGATGACGGCGAGCGAGGCGATGAGCGCGACGATCGCGATGGTGAGGCCGGTACGGTCCTCGATGACGTCGAACACCGCCAGCCCCACGGCGATGAGCGGCACCACCAGCACGCCGAGCGCGCGCGACGACACCGCCAGCATGTGCCGGAACTCGGCCACCGACGGGAGGGTGTTGTGCACGATCATGTGCGACACGAGGTCCGAGACGAGGCCGGCCAGCAGCACTCCGATGACGGAGATGACCAGCGTCCAGAGCACGGTGGGCGAGTCGAGCGCCTCTCCGTGCGAGTTCATCGCCATGAGGATCGCGAGGGCCGTGAAGGTGACGTAGATCCGCTCGCGCAGCCGGTCGCCCGCCTGGCGTCGTTCATTCTCGGATGCATCCTCGGGCAGATGGATGTCGTCGTTGCGGTGTTCGCGCTGGTCGGACATGCGGCGAGCCTAGCCGGGAATGAATCGCGAACGCGGCTGGTTCGCGTTGGATGACACGTCATCAAAAACGAAAGGCTGACATGACGAAGATCGCCATCATCATCGGAAGCACGCGTCCAGGGCGCAACGGCGAGGCCGTCGCGCGCTGGGTCTACGAGAACGCCGCGAAGCGCTCCGGCGTCGAGTACGAGCTCGTCGACCTGAAGGACTGGGACCTCCCGCACCTCGACGAGGCCATGCCGGCCGCCATGGGGCAGTACGCCGGTGAGCACACCAAGGCGTGGGCGGCGAAGATCGCCGAGTTCGACGGCTTCGTGTTCGTCACCCCCGAGTACAACCACAGCACCTCCGGCGCCCTCAAGAACGCGATCGACTACGTCGGGGCCGAGTGGTACAACAAGGCCGCCGGGTTCGTCAGCTACGGCGTCTTCGGTGGCGCTCGCGCCGTCGAGCACCTGCGTCTGGTGCTGTCGCAGCTCCAGGTCGCCACGGTCAGCGCGCACGTGGGCCTCAGCCTCGCTCACGACTTCGAGAACTGGCAGCTGAAGCCGACCGAACAGCAGACTGCCGCTCTCACCCCGCTGTTCGACCAGGTCGAGGCCTGGTCCGCCGCGCTCGAGACCGTGCGCACGGGTGCCGCAGCCGAGCAGGATGAGGACGAGGCCGCGGCCTGACGCTCGTCTCCGTTCCTTCTCCGGCTTCTGCCCGGTCCGGGTTCTGCCCGGTCTGCTACGTCTGGCAGACCGGGCAGAAGTATGTGACCCGCTCTTCGAGGTCCGTCCGGCCCAGCGACGACGACTGGATGCGCGTGCCGCAGCGGCGGCAGGGCTGGCCGCGGCGGCCGTAGACCCACGTGTTGCGTCCGCGGCGGGTGTCGCCCGTGGTGACCCGGAGCGGCCGGTCGCGGTTCGCCGTGATGAGCCGGAAACCGAGGTCGATGGCCGCGGGGATGTCCGCATCCCGGACCGGTCGGGTGGGAAGCATCCCCCGCAGGAAGCACAGCTCGTTTGCGTACACGTTGCCGAGCCCGGCGAGGTTGCGCTGGTCGAGGAGCGCGACAGCCACCGGCACGTCCGGATTCTCCGTGATCCGACGGACGGCCTCCTCGGCGTCCCAGCCAGAGCCGAGGAGGTCCGGGCCGAGATGCCCGACCACCTCGTCCTCCCGGTCGCGGGGGAGGACCTCCAGCACGCCGAGCTGGAAGCCCACGGCCTGCGCGTCGGCCGTGCGAAGCACTGCCCGCGCCTGGTAGCCGGGATGCCGCCAGCGGCCGTCGGGCGGGTACACCTCCCATGACCCCTCCATCTTGAGGTGGCTGTGGATGGTGTGGTCACCCACGTGCATCAGCAGGTGCTTGCCGCGGCTGACGACCTCGTCCATACGCTCGCCGGAGAGGTCGACGGTCGCGTAGGCGGGGACGCGGAAGTCGGTCTCCGTGAGGATCTGACCCGCGAGGGCACGGTGGAGGCGCTGAGCCGCCTGGTAGACGGTGTCGCCCTCAGGCATGCGCGGCTTCCAGGCCGGTGTCGACCGTGTCGGCCGTCATGCGCGCAGCCGCAATCCGCGCGGAGTGGCGAGGAAGCCCGCGTCGGACAACGCATCGCCGACGGGCGAGCCCAGGATGAACCCGCCGTTGACGGTCTCCACCGCGAGCTTGTCCACACGGCGGGTTGTGACGAGCGCCGCGAGGGCGCGGGCCGCCGCGGCCAGCACGAGTCCGGACTCCTCCGTCGGTTGCTCGGGCCCGGCGGTGCCCGAGCCTCCGGCGGCTGCGGGGGCCGCTGCGGCCGTGCCCGCCGCTCCGGCCACGAAGCAGAGCAGGCTCTTCCCGCCGCGCTCGACGTAGAGCGTCAGCTCGCCGTCGACGAGCACGACCAGCGCTCCGGCCTTCCGGCCCGGGCGGTGGCCCGTGCCGCTCTCGCTCGGCACCGCCGGCCACGGCAGCGCTGCGCCGTACGGGTTCGCGGGGTCGGTCGCCGCCAACGCGACGGCTTCGTACGGGCGCTGCTGCGTGTGGTCGCGCGCGTAGGACCGCAACCGGTCGACCGTCGCACCGTTGGCGAACTGAGCGCCGCCCAGCGTCTCGATGAAGTAGCCGCGGCGCGCCCGCCCGGTCTCCTCGAATCCGCTGAGCACCTTGTACGCGAGCGCGAATCCGCCGGGCGTCCCCTCGTTCATGACGGATCCGCGGGTGACGACCCCGTAGCGGTCGAGCAGCGTCTCGGCCTGGCCGTGCGCGCGCACGGTGGAATCGACGTCACGCTCGGGCAGCAGTGACCATCGCCCCGCCGCAGTCGGCGGTCCCATCCGCGTGACCATCGCGCTTCGCGTCGGAACGCGGCCGCGGTACATGCGCGCTCGTGTCGGCTGGCGCGGCCGCTTGTGCGCCCCGGACCCGCCCGCGGTCAGAGTCCGCAATGGCGCCAGGGTGTCGTTGGTGATGCACCCGGCCCACACCAGATCCCACAGCGCCGTCACGAGTTCGGAGTCGTCGATCGCCGATCCGCGCTCGACCCCGAGCGTGTCGGACAACTGCCGGAAGAAGTACCCGCCTCCGCGGCCGAGCGCATCCAGGATGCCGCGCTGCAGCTCATCCGGCTCGTGGTCCGAGGGCGGCGCGAGCGTGAGCGGAGCGGAATCCGCCAGGTGGAGGCTGATCCAGCCGTCGTCGCCGGGAAGGCTGCCGTCACCCGACCAGATCACCTCGCCCGTGGCTGTCAGCTCGTCCAGCATCGCCGGGCTGTAGTCGGCCACGCGGCTCGGAAGGACGAGCGACTCCCACGCCGATGCCGGGATGCGCGCACCGGACAACTGCTCGATGACCGACGCGACCGCATCCACCCCGCGCAGCGTGGAGCCGACGTGCTGCCACTCGGGAAGGAACCGGCCGAACGTGGCCGTGTCGACCGGCTCGACCTCGTGCCGCAGCGCCGCGAGCGACATGCGACGCAGCCTCCGGAGGACCTCGGCGTCGCTCCACTCGGTGCCGTGCGCGTGCGGACGGAACTCGCCCTCGACCACGCGCCCGTCGCGGGCGAGCCGTCGGAGGGCGTCGTGGACGATCGCCGGGCCGAGACCGAGCCGGCTCGCGATGTCGACCGTCTCGAACGGCCCGTGGGTGCGCGCGAAGCGGCTCACCAGGTCGCCGAGCGGGTCGTCGACGGGTTCGATGAAGGCCACCGGGACACCGATCGGGAGCGGGACTCCCAGCGCGTCGCGGAGGCGACTCGCGTCTTCGATCGCGGCGAAGCGCTCCGCTCCCGCGATGGTGACCGCGAGCGCCCGGTGCGTGTCGACAAGGGTCGCAAGATGTCCGGCGGCGGTCTCCCGGTCTGCGTGCGGTGCCGCGAGCTCGCCCTCGCCGGGTTCGCCGCCCTCGCCGGGCCGGCCGGCCTCGTCGGACTCCGCCGAACGGGCGGAGGCAGCCCTCTCGCCTTCGGCTTCGAGACGCTCGGCCACTTCCTCCACCGACAGGGGACCCAGCAGCCGCAGCAGGTCGGCGACGCCCTCGACCCCGCGTACTCGGCGTTCGGGTGCAAGCCGCTGCAGTTGGAGCTCGACGCGCTCGATGACCGTCGGATCGAGCAGTTCGCGGAGCTCCGCCCGGCCGAGCAGCTCGGCGAGCAGCCCGGCGTCGAGGGAGAGCGCCGCAGCGCGACGCTCCGCCAGCGGGCTGTCGCCCTCGTACATGAACGCAGCGACATATCCGAAGAGCAGCGACCGCGCGAAGGGAGAGGCGGTCTCGGTCGACGCCTCGACCAGCCGGATGCTGCGCTGCTCGATCTGCTTCGCGACATCCGTCAACGCGGTGAGATCGTAGACGTCCTGCAGCACCTCGCGGATGGTCTCGAGGATGATCGGGAAGCTGGGGTACTTGCGCGCAACATCCAGCAGCTGCGCCGCCTTCTGCCGCTGCTGCCAGAGCGGCGACCGCTTGCCCGGGTTGTACTTGGGCAGCAGGAGTGCGCGGGCCGCGGACTCGCGGAACCGCGAGGCGAACAGCGCCGAGCCGCCGACCTCCGCTGTCACCAGTTCATCCAGCTCCTGCGGCTCGAACACGAACAGTTCGCCACCGGGCGGCTGCGCCTCCGTGTCGGGGATGCGGACGACGATGCCGTCGTCGGCCGCCATCGCCCCCGCGTCGACCCCGTACCGTTCTCGCACCCGGGCCTGCACGGCGAGTGCCCACGGCGAATGCACCTGCATGCCGAATGGGGAATGCAGCACCACTCGCCAGTCGCCGAGCTCATCGCGGAAGCGCTCGACGACGAGCGTCTTGTCGGTCGGGACGTGCCCGGTCGCCTCCTTCTGCTCGCGCAGGAACGACAGCAGGTTGTTCGTCGCCCAGGCGTCGAGGCCGGCTTCGACGCAGCGCAGTTCCGCATCCGCCGGCGACGCCGTGCTCACCTCACGCATGAAGGCGCCGACCGCGCGGCCCAGTTCGGCGGGACGGCCGATCCCGTCGCCCTTCCAGAACGGCAGACGGCCGGGTTCGCCGAACGCGGGGGTGACGAGGACGCGGTCGTGCGTGATTTCCTGGATGCGCCAGCTCGTCGAGCCGAGCGCGAACACGTCGCCCACCCGTGACTCGTAGACCATCTCCTCGTCGAGCTCGCCGACCCGGCTGGCCTTCTCGCCCACCATGTAGACGCCGAACATGCCGCGGTCGGGGATGGTCCCACCGCTCGTCACCGCCAGACGCTGGGCGCCCGGGCGGCCGGTGATGGCGCCGGTGTCGCGGTCCCAGACGATGCGGGGCCGGAGCTCGGCGAACTCGTCCGACGGATACCGGCCGGCGAGCAGGTCGAGGGTCGCGTCGTAGGCGCTGCGGGGCAGCGTCGAGAACGGAGCGCTCCTCCGGACGGTGTCGAACCAGTCGTCGGCATCGATCGATTCGAGGGCCGCCGCGGCGACCGTCTGCTGGGCGAGGATGTCGAGCGGGTTCGCCGGCACGGAGAGGGACTCGATCAGCCCGGCGGTCATCCGCTCCGTGGCGACGGCCGAGTGGATGAGATCGGCGCGGTGCTTCGGGAAGACGACGCCGCGCGAGATCTCGCCGACCTGGTGTCCGGCACGGCCGACGCGCTGCAGTCCGCTGGCGACCGACGGGGGAGCCTCCACCTGGACGACTAGGTCGACGGCTCCCATGTCGATGCCGAGTTCGAGGCTCGACGTGGCGACGACGCAGCGGAGGCGACCGGACTTCAGGTCGTCTTCGATGAGCGCCCGCTGCTCCTTGCTGACCGAGCCGTGGTGGGCACGTGCCAGCACGAGCGCCTCCGCATCGGCGACGGCCTGCGACCCGCGGGTCTGACCAGAGCCTCCCATCAGTTCCGCAGGCGCGCGGCTGGGCGCCTCGCCGGCCGTGCCGCCGAGGATCCTCTCCTCGTAGATCTCGTTCAGCCGGGCGGTCAGGCGTTCGGCGAGTCGGCGCGAGTTGGTGAAGACGATGGTGGAGCGGTTCTCGAGCACGCGGTCGACGATCGCCTCTTCCACGTGCGGCCAGATCGAACCGGCCTGGGGCGGAGAGCCGTCACCCGGGTTCTCGCTGGCGTACGTGGAGGTGCCGAGCTCGCTCATGTCCTCGACCGGGACCACCACGCGCAGATCGAAGCGTTTACCGGCCGGCGGCGCGACGACCTCCACGGGTGCGCTCCCTGCGAGGAACCGCGCGACTTCTTCCGGCGGTCGGACGGTCGCCGACAGCCCGATGCGCTGCGCCGGACGCTCCAGCAGCTGGTCGAGCCGCTCGAGCGACAGGGCCAGGTGCGCTCCGCGCTTGGTCGAGGCCACCGCGTGCACCTCGTCGACGATGACCGTTTCGACCGAGGTCAGCGTCTCACGCGCCTGCGAGGTGAGCATCAGGAACAGCGACTCGGGAGTCGTGATGAGGATGTCGGGCGGATTGCTCAGCAGAGCCCGCCGATCCGAGGCCGGTGTGTCGCCCGAACGCACCCCGACGCTGACGTGCGGTGGCTCGGCCCCCAATCGTTTGGCCGTCTGGGTCACGCCGACGAGCGGCGCGCGCAGGTTGCGCTCCACATCCACGCCCAAAGCCTTCAGCGGAGAGATGTAGAGGACGCGCGTACCGGGCTTCGCGTCGGCGGGACGCGGGTGGTTCGCGAGGCGGTCGATCGCCCAGAGGAAGGAGGCGAGCGTCTTGCCCGAACCGGTCGGCGCGATGACCAGCGCGTGCTTGCCGTGCGAGATAGCCTCCCAGGCGCCCTC is from Leifsonia sp. 466MF and encodes:
- a CDS encoding LCP family protein; translated protein: MRRPNFPASDPGADGSDQQLPPTQVFGRAPSADPRRPVRATRPASGVPTGSGGAASGGTAGGAPFDPFGMGGDAPGLGGDGAGRRGGNGRGNGGSGGGGRNGGGDNGDGTGGDDDGTPTPPPGGRRDKAPRKRRRTKRIIGWTAAALAVILVVVGGYAAYSYFRFVGGVKHVDVISKPANDVDGQDQNILLVGDDHRPDGASQAELDQLSTTDDGGGTNTDTMMILHIPANGKSATLISLPRDSWVEVPGHGMNKLNAAFSLGGGATDAASGAKLLIQTVQNLTGLSIDHYVRVSLLGFYTIAQALGPVQVCLNNAVDDPYSGADFPAGVSTLDAKQALSFVRQRHGLPRGDLDRVVRQQYFLSVEAHKFLSAGTLLNPGKLTKVLDAVSGSLETDPGLNFLQLAAQLQGLTGGKIQSATIPISGTPTITVDGDDISIVEVDTAAMPAFIQSLMGTPSAYEKATAAKPADTSVTVLNGGSQNGAATTASQTLAGAGFKTGTPGDADTRATTVIQYPSGQEAQAKAVAAYLPGASVQETSSVSTVTVVLGDDGIMPTAPAAGGGTAPAPAPTPAPTGPATNYSDTVCIN
- a CDS encoding MarR family winged helix-turn-helix transcriptional regulator, whose protein sequence is MATVRTRPDPRKLSDDELELFRAFHLMRRGFDRTLDAQLQQDDGISISELEVLMALVRSPGRRLRVRDLVDATGWEKSRVSHQVTRMVARGFVERQECEEDRRAMWIHLTGEGRRVVVRALPKHSATIRRILFDALTPEQQDALLGIARTMNAAIDDEECEPPADCDD
- a CDS encoding Lhr family ATP-dependent helicase; this encodes MADVLDRFSPATREWFRGAFAAPTAAQEGAWEAISHGKHALVIAPTGSGKTLASFLWAIDRLANHPRPADAKPGTRVLYISPLKALGVDVERNLRAPLVGVTQTAKRLGAEPPHVSVGVRSGDTPASDRRALLSNPPDILITTPESLFLMLTSQARETLTSVETVIVDEVHAVASTKRGAHLALSLERLDQLLERPAQRIGLSATVRPPEEVARFLAGSAPVEVVAPPAGKRFDLRVVVPVEDMSELGTSTYASENPGDGSPPQAGSIWPHVEEAIVDRVLENRSTIVFTNSRRLAERLTARLNEIYEERILGGTAGEAPSRAPAELMGGSGQTRGSQAVADAEALVLARAHHGSVSKEQRALIEDDLKSGRLRCVVATSSLELGIDMGAVDLVVQVEAPPSVASGLQRVGRAGHQVGEISRGVVFPKHRADLIHSAVATERMTAGLIESLSVPANPLDILAQQTVAAAALESIDADDWFDTVRRSAPFSTLPRSAYDATLDLLAGRYPSDEFAELRPRIVWDRDTGAITGRPGAQRLAVTSGGTIPDRGMFGVYMVGEKASRVGELDEEMVYESRVGDVFALGSTSWRIQEITHDRVLVTPAFGEPGRLPFWKGDGIGRPAELGRAVGAFMREVSTASPADAELRCVEAGLDAWATNNLLSFLREQKEATGHVPTDKTLVVERFRDELGDWRVVLHSPFGMQVHSPWALAVQARVRERYGVDAGAMAADDGIVVRIPDTEAQPPGGELFVFEPQELDELVTAEVGGSALFASRFRESAARALLLPKYNPGKRSPLWQQRQKAAQLLDVARKYPSFPIILETIREVLQDVYDLTALTDVAKQIEQRSIRLVEASTETASPFARSLLFGYVAAFMYEGDSPLAERRAAALSLDAGLLAELLGRAELRELLDPTVIERVELQLQRLAPERRVRGVEGVADLLRLLGPLSVEEVAERLEAEGERAASARSAESDEAGRPGEGGEPGEGELAAPHADRETAAGHLATLVDTHRALAVTIAGAERFAAIEDASRLRDALGVPLPIGVPVAFIEPVDDPLGDLVSRFARTHGPFETVDIASRLGLGPAIVHDALRRLARDGRVVEGEFRPHAHGTEWSDAEVLRRLRRMSLAALRHEVEPVDTATFGRFLPEWQHVGSTLRGVDAVASVIEQLSGARIPASAWESLVLPSRVADYSPAMLDELTATGEVIWSGDGSLPGDDGWISLHLADSAPLTLAPPSDHEPDELQRGILDALGRGGGYFFRQLSDTLGVERGSAIDDSELVTALWDLVWAGCITNDTLAPLRTLTAGGSGAHKRPRQPTRARMYRGRVPTRSAMVTRMGPPTAAGRWSLLPERDVDSTVRAHGQAETLLDRYGVVTRGSVMNEGTPGGFALAYKVLSGFEETGRARRGYFIETLGGAQFANGATVDRLRSYARDHTQQRPYEAVALAATDPANPYGAALPWPAVPSESGTGHRPGRKAGALVVLVDGELTLYVERGGKSLLCFVAGAAGTAAAAPAAAGGSGTAGPEQPTEESGLVLAAAARALAALVTTRRVDKLAVETVNGGFILGSPVGDALSDAGFLATPRGLRLRA
- a CDS encoding NADPH-dependent FMN reductase — translated: MTKIAIIIGSTRPGRNGEAVARWVYENAAKRSGVEYELVDLKDWDLPHLDEAMPAAMGQYAGEHTKAWAAKIAEFDGFVFVTPEYNHSTSGALKNAIDYVGAEWYNKAAGFVSYGVFGGARAVEHLRLVLSQLQVATVSAHVGLSLAHDFENWQLKPTEQQTAALTPLFDQVEAWSAALETVRTGAAAEQDEDEAAA
- a CDS encoding DNA-formamidopyrimidine glycosylase family protein — its product is MPEGDTVYQAAQRLHRALAGQILTETDFRVPAYATVDLSGERMDEVVSRGKHLLMHVGDHTIHSHLKMEGSWEVYPPDGRWRHPGYQARAVLRTADAQAVGFQLGVLEVLPRDREDEVVGHLGPDLLGSGWDAEEAVRRITENPDVPVAVALLDQRNLAGLGNVYANELCFLRGMLPTRPVRDADIPAAIDLGFRLITANRDRPLRVTTGDTRRGRNTWVYGRRGQPCRRCGTRIQSSSLGRTDLEERVTYFCPVCQT